CCATGTCTGACCAAATACTACCCCAAACACCAAGGTTCTGTATGGAGCATGATGTGATCCTTGATCATGACACCAAATTACGAATAGAGGAAGCCATCAATAAAATCAAATATCATAAAACCATTTACAAAGAATGGGGGTTTGGGGCGGTAGATCCTGATGGTTCTGGGCTTAGCTTAAACCTGTACGGAAGACCGGGAACAGGAAAAACTATGACAGCAGAAGCAATCGCGGGGACTCTGGAACAACCATTCCTCAATATAAGTCTTGCAGATTTGGAGAGCAAGTTCATGGGCGAAACATCAAAGAATATTCAAACAATTTTCAAAACTGCCTGCGATTATCAGGCAGTAATATTCTTTGATGAAGCGGATACTCTTTTGGGAAAGAGGCTTGCGTCGGTTACCCAAGGAATTGATAACGAGGTTAATGCCTGCAGGTCCACCTTGCTCATTGAACTTGAGAAGTTTGAAGGAGTAACAATATTTGCAACGAACTTTGTTGAGAATTATGATAAAGCCTTTCAAAGCAGAATCAGCTACCACATACACATTCCTATGCCTAATGAGGACGCAAGAAAAGCAATTTGGAGAAGATTCCTGATTCCTACAATACCATATCA
This genomic interval from Candidatus Cloacimonadota bacterium contains the following:
- a CDS encoding ATP-binding protein, encoding MDEHDLTSPKQEPKIQLNERFDAAKRSMSDQILPQTPRFCMEHDVILDHDTKLRIEEAINKIKYHKTIYKEWGFGAVDPDGSGLSLNLYGRPGTGKTMTAEAIAGTLEQPFLNISLADLESKFMGETSKNIQTIFKTACDYQAVIFFDEADTLLGKRLASVTQGIDNEVNACRSTLLIELEKFEGVTIFATNFVENYDKAFQSRISYHIHIPMPNEDARKAIWRRFLIPTIPYQDDVDSIIELAANESDGFSGRDIRTAMRLALPKIFSHTTDTEHKGLSWELMEVAIAEVKKAQNEVGQYVNPRTKTSIENARSLMGIKEGE